The sequence TAGCGTTATTTAAATGATGGCCGTTCACTTATATTTGAATTGAGAATTCTGTTTTGTGTGCCCACTTTATAAATGATGTTTAATTATGATGGTCCAATAATGTACAAAACTATTTAATTCATATACGACAGAGTTTTACTAAGTATTGTCAAACACTTGCTATTTTTTTAACCGAGAAGTCTCAATCCCCACACTACTgcgaaaaatgtaaataaatttcaaaccaGGATTGTGTTGAATCATTCTCATATGATAATGATTGGAATtaacttctcaggtgtgaaaagtaggcgagttgttgTCGGCAAAAactttccaaattttggaatcatGGATAacctatttgaaaatttgatatttccCATATTTCTGTTTCAAACCCAGGAGAGCCTTTTTTAACAGTAAAGAGCCTCGCACAAAAGATAGGTTTGGGTTGCGTTTGACAACTTTTCTAAGAGCGTATTGGGTATCTGTATTTTTGAATAACGACATTTCACCTGTTATATCTATGTTATACATAGATAAAAATAATACATAgatgaaataataatattaaatgtattttcatgcacattttGAAGCATGAAAAGAAACGCAACATTCAATTGAACTTGCTATTATTTTAAATCGAATGCTTGCTTGTAacatttaattaaatttaattgaatttcgatTGTTTATTTGTTGTTCAATTTCCAATTCTTTTTGCTGTGTATTGACCCACATTTGTGGGTGATCTATATCTGTGGGTTTACTGTATAAAGAATTCATTCACGATAAAATTTTATGATCTCACGTATTTCGAATTTGATATGTTTTTCGGATCACGGATTATACTTCATCAAAACACTAATTTTCTGTGACTATCGCATCGATAGAAACTGTTTGGTTGCTCATTTGTATGAATCACGTGTTTGATTGTTGGTTTTTATTATTATCTACAACTTATCTGTTGATGGTATCTAGCTGTGGCATAGATGTCTGATCTCTGTCTTCAAATTATTTTCCTATTCGTTTCCTTCTTTCTAGAAGTGGCATTACGGAGCAGCCCGGTCGGCTCAGAAGTGGGCGGACCAGTGCCGGTTGCTAACGCACGATAGTCCAAAGGGGAGGTGGGTCAACAACTACGGTGCGTGTGGTCAGAACATCTTCGTCTCGACGCACAAGGTGCCTTGGTGAGTATTCATTGGGTAACCTCGGAGACCAACACGTCTTTCGATATCGTATGTCAATTTGTCAACGGAACGATGTAGTAATTTTATTAAGTTGTTGCCAATTTAAAAGATTACTTTGATGTTTAGCGACGCGGTCGATTTGATCCGGATAATAGACATTCAAATTTATGACTAGTAATTCAATTAGCCTTAGAGAGTAAGATTTTTTCTTAAGGTGTTAATCAAAATACATGGTCcccgaatttgttttttttttacaaattacaATTCTGCCGAAAACATAAAATTCTTGCTTACAGATGCTTAAATATTTGCAAATTGTTGTTAATGTTCACAagcaaaacgattttttgaatAGCTGTACAAAATTATTCCCTCTACAAAACATTACTGCAAAACTTATTGCAATCTTCGATATTATTCCTTCAAAGTTTATTGCGCCTCGGTTATGCTGTGCGTTTTCATGAACAAGtattgttgaaaataaaattaaaatttgaatttttaagttTGAATAGTgtaaatttgtgtacttggtcAGTTTGTGCCTTCGTGTCTTTTAGTTGAATTAATACTTGCTTGGTTTTTTGTACAATCTTACACAGATAAATGTATGAATAGTCTACAGGACCACTAAGTTACGGTCATTTTCttttgattataaaaataaatattacaaTGTCATAAAATTAAGccaataatttaaaagtaaaactGTTTTCACTAGCTTTAACTCAGAGCGCTTTGCTATGCCTTGAACAGGAGGAaagttaataaaaaatatttatgtttttagatgaaaatgtaaattttttgcttccatactttttttttgtctgtcCCTAGATTTGTACTACAGCGTATAATTTATACATTACTACTCTGTAGCTTAGAATTTTGATAATCACTTTCAAAGCAGTGAGAGTTCTAAGGCATGTTACCATACATGCATCTGTATATCATGTGGTTAGCAATAATACTTTATGCCTTGAGCAGTCTAGTAAACAGCCCAACtaataaatttcttttcatGTCCCGAAGGTTTATTTACTATTTCTAAATGTCTTTTCACGATTTAAttcaaatatatatattttttctataGGTTATTCGCCTTGAAAACGTGGTATGCTGAGCGACAAAATTTCACATATGGATCGCATCAAAACGATTTAGTAGCGGTTGGACATTACACGCAGATGGTGTGGGCAGCAACACATAAAGTGGGCTGCGGTCTAACCAAATGTCCTCGAGGTGGTCCTCGGGGGAAGCCCTTCTACAATTATGTATGCAACTACTGCCCAATGTAAGTGTAAAGATAACTTCAAATGATTTAAATCGATTTGAGTTATAAAATGTTTAACTACCCAAACAAACTGAAGGGCACCTTACGTTCAAATAAATTCAGGCGAATTTCACGCTCCATTTACTGATAGCCATTCGAACACAAGTGAAAACACAGCCACTAGTTGCCAGCAGTTTGCGTGTTTAGTTTAACCGATGTAGAGTCCGACGCTGCCATAGTTTATTTGCATTTTGATTTCCAGCGGAAACCACGAAGATAAATTAGGCACACCCTACAGACGAGGCAAACCATGCGGTTCCTGCCATCAGCACTGCCATTCGAAAAAAATCAGGTAAGCCAAGGAAAAAGAAATATTAAATTATGTCGTAATAATGTGGTCACTTTACATTgatgaagaaaaatcaaaacaaaagttGAAATTCAACCTAACTGAAATACTTATTTAAAAGTAACAGCGCAGACAAAGCCTTTGGCTTTGGCCCAAAGGTATCAGAAATGAAAAGACCAAAAACATGCAATAAAAAAATGGACATTTAAGAAAAAACATTCGAATAAAGTTAGggaagaggttcggttgtgaTCATCCTTTTGCCCATAACTGTAGCTCTAGTTGGTATTATGCCGATATTTGTATATTTTTACGAATGAGAAGCTACCCATGTGtccaataagcattaaagtaaacactatagtagcattatactggcattgcatatgctccatgctgtatataagcatttcgaaaacctggctgttctaaattagcattctcaaagcaatcatgagaggcatagtcttataatagcattttgaatgcacaatgttgtttttcgttaagtgcaatgaaacagctacattagtgccactttaaAGTCTGTACTGTTCATACGTCAAACGTTTTCCTATGCATTTGAGAATATTAAATTATGTGATTTGTCTCGCTTTGTTCGTTGGCCGAAGTACATTCGTATCCAGCGCCACAAGGCTGTGCTGCAGAAGCGTTTGAAAATCCCGCCGCCAATCAACCAGTTCTCACAGGCTTTGGACAAGCACACCGCCCAGCAGCTGTTCAAGCTTCTGGAAAAATATCGCCCGGAGAATCCGATTGCAAAGATCCAGCGTCTGAAGGCCAAGGCtgttacagtttttaccacaccataacattgtgcaaaaaTATACTTTAATGTGCACACTTATACTATGTTAAAATCTGTgttatacatacactaacacagtTTACGCTGGAGCtgtcattttaggtttcgcgagaagttaatttttgcattcataaaattaattcttaCTTGCATAAATTGTTCCtttttcttgtgattttgcaccacaggtgaccattataatacaattaaactaatcacattcagtttgtagtggtttgtacgatgaaagcaaataattaaaagattttacacttacccctggtattGAACACTGCGGggaaagtggataatgttctgacCACGCAAATTTTTCCTTCCCTCCATGGTTTATTCCGATAGCTGttaatcttaatatgttccttctttgttatcattatgatttcagtggtgattggactaatgtaCATAAGAAtacgcctgattaatccacctatcggtgttgatgcctttcacatgttttacatatgaaaaaaaaatgtatgggaaagataaaaatagcactgataggtaaatatattccataatacatatttatttatattcataacaagtgacgttgaatgcaatttgttgcgaacaaatcggttagggAAAAGTGCGTGAAAATaggtgataattttgtacgtgtattgtgcacacacatacataaacacatgcacacacagacatcatctcaattcattAAACTGAGTCGATAAGTTCATAAGTCTGTAATCTCATTCTTCcataaaaaagttcatctttggggcgaacatacagattttacgtatacttagtgttcgagaaggcccAACCTACCCACCCTAGCTattacaagaattccttggggacctATTCCTTTAATCCAacgaaattattcaacaaaagatactcCGAGCAATTACCATCTTGATTTTAATCATATAtcactactcatcacaattgaaggtcaagataacttgggttttccacttaccccatttcactgggttaagtggaaaaataactcctaaatttcaaatctatttttataaatttcaagcgactaaAATGGCATGAATTACCATGAACatgaactatcgatttttccttttccacttcccccagtgtaccttatttcTTTTTGTATCTAATGCCTGATAAATGCTGAAATTTTCAGTTTGTTTTTGGGATAACcactttttgtttgttttaaggattatttcgaaaaattataatacagtaatatcccgattttatcacccccctggtgaattttggggtgataaaatagggcatgtgacaaaatcgggaaaaaattattttcaattttttaatttattttacaaatatgAATTAGTTTATGCCTaggaaaggcaaaatgcgtgaacggtactcgttatttcttgttgaaaatgcTTACAAAATCCTTCGCAGGTACTGGAAAGTTATACATAGAAAATTCCATGcggtaaaatttatttcttgaaaatcattgttgtttgcggtttcatttacgaaaataaaaagaacgactaaattttttggggtgacaaaatcgggtcgaaaacgtggcaaaatcgggacgtgataaaatcgggtcgaaaacgtgataaaatcgggggcagtgatgggaaatgtcaaaaaaatgtcatggggttgctattactaatttgctaataacttttttcaaaagtgatttacaattcagattttttggctaacatgtaatgcttaaaggatgctacaactttgccgaacagaccattgttctaaatacaaactGTGAGGCATGataaggaaattaaaaaaatgtcacggaatgtcatgacattaatgtcattt comes from Armigeres subalbatus isolate Guangzhou_Male chromosome 2, GZ_Asu_2, whole genome shotgun sequence and encodes:
- the LOC134217563 gene encoding cysteine-rich secretory protein 1-like; this encodes MAKLSCLIILLALSFDITHSWRFDKLPRLYGDKLPSRVISPRVRKVQRRIVVLHDFFRTKVVPPASNMLSMKWHYGAARSAQKWADQCRLLTHDSPKGRWVNNYGACGQNIFVSTHKVPWLFALKTWYAERQNFTYGSHQNDLVAVGHYTQMVWAATHKVGCGLTKCPRGGPRGKPFYNYVCNYCPIGNHEDKLGTPYRRGKPCGSCHQHCHSKKIRLCTNTCSSADLWANCRELYKTWPGWLCNTVTPEGLKRQRNCLATCTCQGKIHD